One window from the genome of Thermaerobacter marianensis DSM 12885 encodes:
- a CDS encoding pilus assembly PilX family protein: protein MARCRRRAVRGQEGQALVVAAIALVVLSLIASVNMVLWARQTTFATQRAHRQTALYAAEAGIAEGLDQLLKGNQAFLSGQPVTGQLGRGAYQVTLASRETDGQTTYVLESTGWSLGRPGERHTVRLAVGSAFFHPTVANRDLKVDNCLDFIITFYCAPVTFSPEAVYGRYLNVIPQQQLTGVRQGAVPLPRLSYAAVASRVPNPANPIKMSGAECQMSVSGWYDIGSKPKCRSIHVTAPWVGITGDVDVSTLNVSQGSVLVVAGNVNVDQLRFVNGGSGTGDGIVVAGKGIKLTSVDLVNWNSNGAMALYALDTNTPDCAPVLPGCTYDQRKPDAANDPSNDVHISEFSLVVRGPTSRTMSVFAAPYRVPPRENPTPDIRLAIGGVVGTVGETSIEGSLVSAGDIELEGLGLLKAPWEITTDPRSLRPLFHLGANVPGSGVLVLLGWTEEAGGGS, encoded by the coding sequence GTGGCGAGGTGCAGAAGGCGAGCGGTACGCGGTCAAGAGGGGCAGGCCCTCGTGGTGGCAGCCATCGCGCTGGTCGTCCTGAGCCTGATCGCGTCCGTCAACATGGTCCTCTGGGCGAGACAAACCACCTTTGCCACCCAGCGGGCCCACCGCCAGACGGCTCTTTACGCGGCGGAGGCGGGTATTGCCGAAGGCTTGGATCAGCTGTTGAAGGGTAACCAGGCTTTCTTGTCCGGCCAGCCCGTTACAGGGCAGTTAGGCAGGGGCGCATACCAGGTTACGCTGGCGTCCCGGGAGACCGACGGGCAGACAACCTACGTGTTGGAGAGCACGGGGTGGTCGCTGGGCCGACCTGGGGAACGCCACACCGTTCGCCTCGCGGTCGGTTCGGCCTTCTTTCATCCAACGGTTGCCAATCGGGACCTAAAGGTCGACAACTGCTTGGATTTCATCATTACATTCTATTGTGCACCTGTAACGTTTTCCCCCGAGGCCGTTTATGGAAGATACCTAAACGTCATCCCGCAACAGCAACTGACGGGGGTTCGCCAGGGGGCCGTTCCGTTGCCCCGGCTGTCGTATGCCGCCGTCGCATCCCGGGTTCCCAATCCAGCGAATCCCATCAAGATGAGCGGTGCAGAGTGCCAAATGTCGGTATCCGGGTGGTACGACATCGGATCCAAACCCAAATGCCGGTCCATCCACGTGACCGCTCCGTGGGTAGGGATCACCGGTGACGTCGACGTCAGCACGTTGAACGTCAGTCAGGGATCCGTTCTGGTCGTCGCGGGAAACGTGAACGTGGACCAGCTTCGGTTCGTCAATGGCGGAAGTGGAACGGGCGACGGCATCGTGGTGGCGGGCAAGGGTATCAAACTGACCAGCGTGGACTTGGTCAACTGGAATTCAAACGGTGCCATGGCGCTTTACGCCCTGGACACGAACACGCCCGATTGCGCCCCGGTTCTACCGGGCTGTACCTACGACCAGCGGAAGCCCGATGCCGCCAACGATCCGTCCAACGACGTGCACATCAGCGAATTCAGCCTGGTCGTGCGCGGGCCGACTTCACGTACAATGTCCGTGTTCGCGGCGCCGTACCGGGTTCCCCCCCGAGAAAACCCGACGCCGGACATCCGCCTTGCGATCGGTGGGGTGGTAGGGACGGTCGGGGAGACCTCCATTGAGGGTTCTCTGGTCTCTGCAGGGGACATTGAACTTGAAGGACTCGGGTTGCTCAAGGCGCCATGGGAGATCACGACGGATCCGAGGTCGCTCCGGCCTCTCTTTCATCTGGGTGCCAACGTTCCCGGGTCCGGAGTGCTGGTGCTACTGGGCTGGACGGAGGAGGCGGGCGGAGGATCGTGA
- a CDS encoding type IV pilin protein, giving the protein MSRPGAGRDAGSRQECRTGRQRGFTLIELGVVLAVLAILVAIAVPTYLRMVARAREAEAQQAWSMVKAELWSYFLQNGQFPQPSGTWPSGIDQPTPPNWDFTARGGGTQITVVAQPTTQNRGGETLCWTLDQNGQVSTNRGDACNSAQSGGSGS; this is encoded by the coding sequence ATGAGCCGGCCGGGTGCAGGCCGGGATGCCGGTAGCCGGCAGGAGTGCCGGACTGGGCGACAGCGGGGCTTCACGTTGATCGAGCTGGGTGTGGTGTTGGCGGTTCTGGCCATCCTCGTGGCCATAGCGGTGCCCACCTACCTGCGGATGGTCGCGCGAGCCCGGGAAGCCGAGGCTCAACAGGCGTGGAGCATGGTCAAGGCGGAGTTATGGAGTTACTTCCTACAAAATGGCCAGTTCCCTCAGCCATCCGGGACGTGGCCGAGCGGCATTGACCAGCCCACACCGCCCAACTGGGATTTTACGGCCCGAGGGGGCGGAACGCAGATCACCGTTGTCGCACAGCCTACAACTCAGAACAGGGGTGGCGAGACGCTCTGCTGGACGCTGGATCAGAACGGGCAAGTGTCGACGAATCGCGGTGACGCCTGTAATTCCGCCCAGTCTGGTGGATCTGGTTCATGA
- a CDS encoding type II secretion system F family protein, whose product MAFYYVARHGASGRKVQGRIEADSVSQVLGLLHASGYIPLVIRRESRWRDADVRDLLGLNRTGLSTRDRAVFFRQLATMIRAGLPLSACMESLVEQGRGRLRQVAAGILRDVQSGRLLHEAMAHARGAFNDVHVAMVRAAELSGRLDEVLARLAADEDRRLKVEGKIRSALAYPAFVLLVAAAVVAVMVTFIVPTFVGIFQQFNVPLPWPTRFWVTLMNRPAAAYLAVLVLGTLVAAAWLWARSPAGRARVDGWILRAPVVGPVAKALVVARVTRGLASMVRSGFPLLEALDAAGRLAGNQVFRVALEETRKGVEQGASLSAALRVSGVFPALVVDLVAIGERSGALDELLDRAAALVEEETDNRLAALSSLLEPVLVVLMGGVVGFIALSVFLPMFTLMSSVTQVGW is encoded by the coding sequence GTGGCCTTTTACTACGTGGCCCGCCATGGTGCCAGCGGCCGCAAGGTTCAGGGCCGCATCGAGGCCGACTCGGTGTCCCAGGTGCTTGGGCTGCTCCATGCCTCGGGCTACATCCCGCTGGTCATCCGCCGCGAGAGCCGCTGGCGGGATGCCGATGTACGGGATCTGCTGGGGCTGAACCGCACGGGCCTGTCCACCCGTGACCGGGCCGTGTTCTTCCGCCAGCTGGCGACCATGATCCGGGCTGGTCTTCCTCTGAGCGCGTGCATGGAGTCGCTGGTCGAACAGGGCCGGGGCCGGTTGCGGCAAGTGGCGGCCGGGATCCTGCGGGACGTTCAGTCCGGGCGGTTGCTCCACGAGGCCATGGCCCATGCCCGCGGGGCCTTCAACGACGTCCACGTTGCCATGGTACGGGCGGCGGAGCTGTCCGGCCGCCTGGACGAGGTCCTAGCCCGGCTGGCGGCCGACGAGGATCGTCGCCTGAAGGTGGAGGGCAAGATCCGCTCGGCCCTGGCCTACCCGGCGTTCGTGCTGCTGGTGGCTGCGGCGGTAGTGGCCGTGATGGTGACGTTCATTGTGCCCACGTTCGTGGGCATCTTCCAGCAGTTCAACGTGCCCTTGCCGTGGCCCACCCGCTTTTGGGTCACGCTGATGAACCGGCCCGCCGCGGCATATCTCGCCGTACTGGTTCTGGGGACTCTGGTCGCCGCGGCCTGGCTGTGGGCCCGCAGTCCCGCCGGCCGGGCGCGGGTCGACGGCTGGATCCTGCGGGCGCCCGTGGTCGGCCCGGTGGCCAAGGCCCTGGTGGTGGCCCGCGTGACCCGCGGGCTGGCCTCCATGGTACGGAGCGGCTTTCCGTTGCTCGAGGCCCTTGACGCGGCGGGCCGGCTGGCCGGGAACCAGGTTTTTCGCGTCGCCCTGGAGGAAACGCGAAAGGGGGTGGAACAGGGTGCCAGCCTGTCGGCCGCCCTCCGGGTGTCCGGGGTCTTCCCGGCCCTGGTGGTCGACTTGGTAGCCATCGGCGAGCGGAGCGGCGCTTTGGACGAGTTGCTGGACCGGGCCGCCGCACTGGTCGAGGAGGAGACCGACAACCGGCTGGCCGCCCTTTCGTCGCTGCTGGAACCGGTGCTGGTGGTCCTCATGGGGGGCGTGGTGGGGTTCATTGCCCTGTCCGTCTTCCTGCCAATGTTCACCCTTATGTCGAGCGTTACGCAAGTGGGCTGGTAA
- a CDS encoding mannose-1-phosphate guanylyltransferase, translating to MPALPRIAVILAGGEGRRLWPASTPQRPKQFLRLFGGRTLLEATWERARAVPGIRDVWVVTGAPYAGLTRQVLPGLAAEHLVIEPSGKNTAPALALVAGHVARRYGDAAVLVLPADHYVPDVRAFAEAADRALDAAATTEGLVTFGIEPTRPETQYGYIELDQRAAPPGVPIATRAAGVAGPAAVPVRRFVEKPGPEQAAAFLASGRYLWNSGMFAWRNTVFCAELERVAPDLGRLAARVAAGEPRPAWEADWQALPSISVDYAVLERARRILCIRAGFAWDDLGSWLAVDRHGMRDEHGNVVLGTAPAVVQGSSGVTVLTEELPAVVMGVRDLVLAATRDGVLVAGKDSIEGLRQALGILERKLQELARGGAGMQAPAAAAAGREPR from the coding sequence ATGCCCGCTTTGCCACGCATCGCCGTCATCCTCGCGGGCGGTGAAGGGCGCCGGCTGTGGCCGGCCAGCACGCCCCAGCGGCCCAAGCAGTTCCTGCGGCTCTTCGGCGGGCGAACGCTGCTCGAAGCCACCTGGGAGCGGGCCCGGGCGGTGCCCGGGATCCGGGACGTGTGGGTGGTCACCGGGGCGCCCTACGCCGGCCTGACCCGTCAGGTCCTGCCGGGGCTCGCCGCCGAGCACCTGGTGATCGAGCCGTCGGGGAAGAACACGGCGCCCGCGCTCGCCCTGGTGGCGGGGCATGTCGCGCGCCGGTACGGCGACGCCGCGGTGCTGGTTCTTCCCGCGGACCATTACGTTCCCGACGTCCGTGCCTTCGCCGAGGCGGCCGACCGCGCCCTGGACGCCGCGGCGACGACGGAGGGGCTCGTCACCTTCGGCATCGAGCCCACCCGGCCCGAAACCCAGTACGGCTACATTGAACTCGACCAACGGGCGGCGCCACCCGGCGTTCCCATCGCCACCAGGGCCGCGGGAGTCGCCGGACCGGCTGCCGTGCCCGTTCGCCGGTTCGTCGAGAAACCGGGACCGGAACAGGCGGCGGCCTTCCTGGCCTCGGGCCGCTACCTCTGGAACAGCGGGATGTTCGCGTGGCGCAACACGGTCTTCTGCGCCGAACTGGAGCGGGTGGCGCCGGATCTCGGGCGCCTGGCGGCGAGGGTGGCCGCCGGCGAGCCGCGGCCGGCGTGGGAGGCCGACTGGCAGGCGCTCCCGTCCATCTCCGTCGACTACGCCGTCCTGGAGCGGGCGCGCCGCATCCTCTGCATCCGCGCGGGCTTCGCCTGGGACGACCTGGGCTCCTGGCTGGCCGTCGACCGCCACGGCATGCGGGACGAACACGGCAACGTGGTGCTGGGCACGGCGCCCGCGGTGGTGCAAGGTTCCTCCGGGGTCACGGTCCTGACCGAGGAACTGCCCGCGGTGGTGATGGGGGTTCGGGATCTGGTCCTGGCGGCCACCCGCGACGGGGTCCTGGTGGCGGGGAAGGACAGCATCGAGGGGCTCCGCCAGGCCCTGGGCATCCTGGAACGGAAGCTGCAGGAGCTGGCCCGGGGTGGTGCGGGGATGCAGGCGCCGGCAGCGGCGGCCGCCGGCCGGGAGCCGCGGTAG
- a CDS encoding PilN domain-containing protein, whose product MKNAALESRATGLRSYRAVRRGLPTVPAMNLLRPALPARRARVAAFLVVILVLVALIDVGLVLGWLGISLQNSRIQGQIDGLRSDEARWQAEAARYAGITQDRARLLRQLEVLNALPTGYSNVRALAEHLAAALPDGAVVQTANLGEDGFVLITGTAQTFDGVERYVRALEAGGMFRYVRVATAGRPEALAGNSPDAAGGGGLVTFQVEGWLEEAAGDDGGV is encoded by the coding sequence GTGAAGAACGCCGCCCTTGAATCCCGGGCCACCGGGCTCCGGTCGTACCGGGCGGTACGCCGGGGTCTACCCACCGTTCCGGCCATGAACCTCCTTCGCCCCGCTTTGCCGGCACGCCGGGCACGGGTCGCAGCGTTCCTGGTGGTCATCCTTGTCTTGGTGGCTCTGATCGACGTTGGTTTGGTGCTGGGATGGCTGGGGATTTCCCTTCAGAATAGCCGGATTCAGGGCCAAATCGACGGCTTGCGGTCGGATGAGGCACGCTGGCAGGCCGAAGCCGCACGGTACGCAGGGATCACGCAGGACCGGGCTCGCCTGCTTCGGCAGCTCGAAGTCCTCAACGCGCTACCCACGGGATATTCGAACGTCCGAGCGCTGGCCGAGCACCTGGCGGCAGCACTTCCCGACGGGGCGGTGGTGCAGACTGCCAACCTCGGGGAAGACGGGTTCGTCTTGATCACGGGAACGGCCCAGACGTTTGACGGGGTGGAGCGTTACGTTCGAGCCCTTGAGGCCGGGGGAATGTTCCGTTATGTCCGTGTGGCGACGGCAGGGCGGCCCGAGGCCTTGGCGGGCAATTCCCCCGATGCGGCCGGGGGTGGAGGCCTTGTAACCTTCCAGGTTGAAGGGTGGCTCGAGGAGGCGGCCGGCGATGACGGTGGGGTTTGA
- a CDS encoding prepilin-type N-terminal cleavage/methylation domain-containing protein codes for MFRRWRGWHTSPPPGLRASQRGMALIEVLVALLLLTVVATAFLAAMAGFRQGSVRSDLLQGAVTCASYVVERVRGGLTPIPDQPVDGNCDAVGWPNLSYRLVAMPGDGGEGAATPNSTWRAISVTVFPSSEHGIASAAIYELTTAASVTLH; via the coding sequence GTGTTTCGTCGATGGCGCGGCTGGCACACGAGTCCGCCCCCCGGATTGCGGGCTTCCCAGCGGGGCATGGCCTTGATCGAGGTCCTGGTCGCCCTGCTTCTCCTCACGGTTGTCGCCACGGCCTTTTTAGCGGCGATGGCGGGATTTCGCCAGGGATCGGTCCGGTCCGACCTGCTCCAAGGAGCGGTAACCTGCGCGTCCTACGTGGTGGAGCGGGTACGCGGCGGGCTCACCCCGATTCCAGACCAGCCGGTGGACGGGAATTGTGACGCCGTAGGATGGCCCAACCTCAGTTACCGCCTCGTGGCAATGCCGGGCGATGGCGGTGAAGGGGCGGCCACCCCCAACAGCACGTGGCGGGCCATCTCGGTTACCGTTTTCCCGTCGAGCGAGCACGGCATTGCAAGTGCGGCGATCTACGAACTGACCACCGCGGCCTCCGTCACTCTGCATTAG
- a CDS encoding nucleotidyltransferase domain-containing protein has translation MQVRVWKIDRGAVLEQVKRWADDLLRRVAEVEAVVLFGSMARGDATAHSDVDLLIVLRQSDLPFHERGRSIPHPPVPVPVELFPYTVAEVETMLREGWGMAVPAARDGLVLAERDGAWKALISG, from the coding sequence GTGCAGGTCAGGGTCTGGAAGATTGACCGTGGTGCCGTCCTGGAACAGGTCAAGCGGTGGGCGGACGACCTGCTCCGGCGCGTGGCGGAGGTGGAGGCCGTCGTGCTCTTCGGCTCCATGGCGCGGGGCGATGCAACGGCCCATAGCGACGTCGACTTGCTCATCGTGTTGAGGCAATCGGACTTGCCCTTTCACGAGCGCGGTCGGTCCATCCCGCACCCGCCCGTACCCGTACCCGTGGAACTCTTCCCTTACACGGTCGCTGAAGTCGAAACGATGCTGCGGGAGGGCTGGGGCATGGCGGTACCGGCGGCCCGCGATGGTTTGGTTCTCGCCGAACGCGACGGGGCATGGAAAGCGTTAATCAGCGGATGA